From a single Polynucleobacter asymbioticus QLW-P1DMWA-1 genomic region:
- a CDS encoding sialidase family protein yields the protein MSKNLFPKLPSKALLLGALGCVVSALSWAQMDHSSHAGMMMPAKPTACTSTSLDCANGATPFLTTDGRLLLAWTAGGSVSVAQSDDMGKSFGPAVIIGEHGKSLDTGADSRPQIVADDRGNVFLAYAFFKDSNWNAQINVAQSSDWGHTFSTPRSLVNDGSSQRFPSVIKRPDGSIFIAWIDKRLVAQAKKSGHSVLGGSIAYAFSNDGGDTFSPERIANESSCECCRIGAANDPQGGVAIIYRAIFPGGVRDHASQIISQTAMGKVQRVSHDEWKTDACPHHGPTIAVSGSGKMHVAWFTQGKARSGVFYANSNNQGATYSKPIRIGKEGSNVSRPYLLALGSSIWLVWKEFDGINTTIYLQQSSNDGKTWSTPKQLSQTNGYSDHPLLINKGDLVFLSWLTRADGYQLIPLNSNP from the coding sequence ATGTCTAAAAACTTGTTCCCTAAATTGCCATCTAAAGCCCTTTTACTAGGGGCTTTAGGGTGCGTTGTCTCTGCGCTTTCATGGGCGCAGATGGACCATTCCTCGCATGCTGGCATGATGATGCCCGCCAAACCAACGGCATGCACTAGCACCAGTCTGGATTGTGCTAATGGTGCTACACCTTTTTTAACTACTGATGGCAGGTTGTTGTTAGCTTGGACTGCAGGAGGCTCTGTATCAGTGGCGCAGTCAGATGATATGGGCAAGAGCTTTGGCCCAGCAGTCATCATTGGTGAGCATGGTAAATCTTTGGATACAGGCGCGGATTCGCGACCACAAATTGTGGCCGACGATCGTGGAAACGTTTTTCTCGCTTATGCCTTTTTCAAAGACTCTAACTGGAATGCGCAAATCAATGTCGCTCAATCATCGGATTGGGGCCATACATTTTCAACTCCTAGATCATTGGTTAATGATGGGTCTAGTCAGCGATTTCCGTCGGTTATTAAGCGTCCTGACGGCTCTATTTTTATTGCCTGGATCGATAAACGCTTGGTTGCTCAGGCTAAGAAAAGTGGCCACTCTGTTCTAGGTGGATCTATTGCTTATGCATTTTCAAATGATGGTGGTGACACCTTTTCGCCAGAGAGGATTGCCAATGAGAGCAGCTGCGAATGTTGCCGTATCGGCGCCGCTAATGATCCGCAGGGTGGTGTGGCAATTATTTATAGGGCAATCTTCCCAGGCGGTGTACGGGATCATGCCTCTCAAATTATTTCTCAGACAGCCATGGGCAAGGTACAACGGGTATCCCACGATGAGTGGAAGACTGATGCCTGCCCACACCATGGACCTACGATTGCAGTTTCAGGGTCTGGAAAAATGCACGTAGCTTGGTTTACCCAAGGCAAAGCCCGCTCTGGCGTGTTTTATGCTAACTCCAATAATCAAGGCGCTACATACTCTAAGCCGATCCGGATTGGCAAGGAGGGTAGCAATGTTTCCCGCCCTTACTTGTTAGCCTTGGGATCATCAATCTGGCTGGTCTGGAAAGAGTTTGACGGCATCAACACCACCATCTATTTACAGCAATCTTCTAATGATGGAAAAACTTGGTCTACACCAAAGCAGTTAAGCCAGACAAATGGCTATTCAGATCATCCTTTATTAATTAATAAAGGTGATTTGGTATTTTTATCTTGGCTGACTCGGGCAGACGGATATCAACTCATTCCCTTAAACTCCAACCCATGA
- a CDS encoding TlpA family protein disulfide reductase encodes MKKFLIVFTCLFVMMQSVMAGGETVKPYQKGDWKTLMKPYAGQTVIIHFWGVTCAPCAKEMPLWGKFLAQNKNANIVFIQVDDVSSESVIKMLNIANISSSASYTLATPFDDSLRYEIDPKWRGETPFTLLIDRNGKVIRKTGSLDFDKLKQWYSQAG; translated from the coding sequence ATGAAAAAATTTCTTATCGTTTTCACATGCTTATTTGTAATGATGCAATCGGTCATGGCAGGCGGCGAAACAGTAAAGCCCTATCAGAAGGGTGACTGGAAGACTTTAATGAAGCCTTATGCTGGACAGACTGTCATCATTCATTTTTGGGGCGTTACCTGTGCACCGTGTGCCAAAGAAATGCCTTTATGGGGTAAGTTTCTTGCACAAAATAAAAATGCGAATATCGTTTTTATTCAGGTTGATGATGTTTCATCTGAGAGTGTAATAAAGATGCTCAATATAGCGAACATCAGTTCTTCAGCCTCTTATACTTTAGCAACACCTTTTGATGACTCTCTTCGTTATGAGATTGATCCTAAATGGCGTGGAGAAACCCCATTTACCTTATTGATTGATAGAAACGGTAAAGTAATACGTAAAACAGGCAGCCTCGATTTTGATAAGTTGAAGCAGTGGTATTCGCAGGCTGGATAA
- a CDS encoding TonB-dependent receptor codes for MLFKQKRISLCIGILFGSAFISAGVRAQIAPPPDYGQRIGDVVVSASRSGTELKDMTQNTSIITNEDIQNSPSMTIDQVLKNQSSVFLNDQPYYEKDPTGQSLNVRGLGNARTLALIDGLPANDAMYGTIQWNLVPLSAIEDVELIRGGVSNLYGNYGMGGLVNITTKPITDNKGEISASYGSYNTSTVAASKEVAINEVLKLRVSADYFNTDGYVNQPTISPATTYPKKNAYGQSAPLLPGMGPESANSANYRLQGALKLSSDTDVFFNVGSHNMQNLPTGGYNFATKTTNETTFSAGATTRLSAVQKVQVNAFYENTTLWQQNVSNSGTSAPYISANYNDPYSTTGASAQYTHDLKDQAIQQFVVSVDGRQVAAQNLTNSFSSAAGYTNGVVTSSDYAKGQQEFYGVMAQMKAKTDVIPLQATLSLREDQWQSQTPTYWIAGANGKPSYTNVPNQTVNKFSPNLGLLLQATKELDFRGAAYQGFHAPGLNNTLRTYGNSTSVSLANPLLTPENMTGYELGTDYRWNAGFVQITGFSAQVKNAVYAPNVSQAQAYSAGCPLSVCTGANGQTYTLYGNNQNLQSQGLEVQAHHDINAQWLVDGTYTHTNTVLTWIGSGVSSTLNPIGSQVGGVPQNMGYAGLTYMPVPYANLTANIRYIGNSWLDGAHTLPVPSYAVVGLKANLQLTPQASLFASIVNMFNRTYITYGTGTSQGSYIAGQPQSITVGARIIF; via the coding sequence ATGTTGTTCAAGCAAAAGAGAATCAGCCTTTGCATCGGCATACTTTTTGGGTCGGCCTTCATCAGCGCTGGAGTGCGTGCGCAAATAGCACCACCACCTGATTATGGGCAGAGAATTGGTGATGTTGTTGTGAGCGCGAGTCGTTCTGGAACTGAATTAAAGGATATGACACAGAATACCTCGATTATTACTAATGAGGATATTCAAAATTCTCCGAGCATGACGATTGATCAGGTATTAAAAAATCAATCGAGCGTTTTTTTGAATGATCAACCCTATTATGAAAAAGATCCAACGGGCCAAAGTTTAAATGTACGTGGATTGGGTAACGCGCGTACTTTGGCTTTAATCGATGGGTTGCCGGCGAATGACGCCATGTACGGGACTATACAGTGGAACTTGGTACCCCTTTCTGCCATTGAAGATGTTGAGCTTATTCGTGGAGGTGTCTCCAATTTATACGGTAACTATGGAATGGGTGGCTTGGTAAATATCACTACTAAGCCAATTACAGATAACAAGGGTGAAATTTCCGCAAGTTATGGTTCCTATAACACTAGTACTGTTGCAGCCTCAAAAGAAGTTGCTATTAATGAAGTGCTGAAATTGCGCGTATCTGCCGATTACTTTAATACAGATGGTTACGTCAATCAGCCAACCATCTCTCCTGCAACGACCTATCCCAAGAAGAATGCTTACGGCCAGTCAGCTCCTCTTTTGCCAGGTATGGGACCAGAAAGCGCCAATAGTGCTAACTATCGTTTGCAGGGTGCGTTGAAGTTGAGCTCAGATACTGACGTTTTTTTTAACGTCGGTTCTCACAATATGCAGAACCTGCCAACTGGCGGTTATAACTTCGCGACCAAAACGACCAATGAGACAACCTTTTCAGCTGGGGCAACAACACGTTTAAGCGCAGTGCAAAAGGTTCAAGTAAATGCATTCTATGAAAACACAACATTGTGGCAACAAAATGTAAGTAATAGCGGCACAAGCGCTCCTTACATTAGCGCGAACTATAACGACCCTTATTCAACAACTGGTGCGTCTGCTCAATACACCCATGACTTAAAAGACCAGGCAATACAACAGTTTGTTGTGAGCGTTGATGGCAGGCAGGTAGCTGCGCAAAACTTAACTAATTCCTTTAGTTCTGCCGCTGGTTATACCAATGGAGTAGTGACTTCATCTGACTATGCAAAGGGCCAGCAAGAGTTTTATGGAGTAATGGCGCAAATGAAAGCAAAAACAGATGTGATCCCATTGCAAGCAACGCTTTCACTTAGGGAAGATCAGTGGCAAAGCCAAACCCCAACCTATTGGATCGCTGGTGCAAATGGAAAGCCAAGCTATACCAATGTACCAAACCAAACTGTGAATAAGTTCAGCCCAAATTTAGGATTACTTTTGCAGGCCACTAAAGAATTGGATTTTAGAGGCGCCGCGTATCAAGGATTTCATGCCCCTGGCTTGAATAACACTCTTCGTACTTATGGCAACTCTACAAGTGTGAGCCTTGCAAATCCTTTGCTTACTCCAGAGAATATGACAGGCTATGAACTCGGTACTGACTACCGTTGGAACGCAGGTTTTGTGCAGATAACAGGTTTTAGTGCTCAGGTTAAAAACGCAGTCTATGCCCCTAATGTTTCACAAGCACAAGCTTATTCTGCCGGTTGTCCTTTATCAGTCTGTACTGGAGCGAATGGTCAAACCTATACTTTGTACGGTAATAATCAAAATCTTCAGAGCCAAGGCTTGGAAGTTCAAGCACACCATGACATAAATGCTCAATGGCTTGTAGATGGAACTTATACCCATACCAATACAGTACTTACATGGATAGGATCGGGTGTTAGTTCAACGCTAAATCCGATTGGCTCCCAGGTGGGTGGAGTCCCGCAAAATATGGGCTATGCAGGTCTCACATATATGCCGGTTCCTTATGCTAATTTGACTGCCAACATTCGTTATATTGGAAATTCTTGGTTAGATGGGGCACATACTTTACCGGTTCCTTCCTATGCGGTAGTTGGTTTAAAGGCAAATCTTCAACTCACTCCTCAAGCTTCTTTATTTGCCTCTATTGTGAATATGTTTAATCGCACCTATATTACTTACGGGACAGGCACTAGCCAAGGCAGTTATATTGCTGGGCAGCCTCAATCGATTACCGTTGGCGCGCGTATCATCTTCTAA
- a CDS encoding copper chaperone PCu(A)C — MKSTVLVAMSAVIGIAFGGSALAQNPAFTNIKIENAYTRATAPGQQVAGGFLKIDNKGNADQLIGASSPAAGEVQLHEMAMDGNVMKMRQVKDIAVPADGSVELKPGGYHLMFMNLKGPFVAGQTVPVKLKFAKAGEMELKLPVNAVGAK; from the coding sequence ATGAAATCAACAGTATTAGTAGCAATGAGTGCCGTAATTGGTATCGCCTTTGGCGGCTCAGCATTAGCGCAGAATCCTGCATTTACCAACATCAAAATTGAAAATGCGTATACGCGCGCAACTGCCCCTGGTCAGCAAGTGGCAGGCGGTTTTTTAAAGATTGACAACAAGGGGAATGCAGATCAACTCATCGGCGCTAGCTCTCCCGCCGCAGGCGAAGTGCAATTACATGAAATGGCCATGGACGGTAATGTCATGAAGATGCGTCAAGTGAAAGATATAGCTGTACCAGCAGATGGTAGTGTTGAATTAAAGCCGGGCGGCTATCACCTGATGTTCATGAATTTAAAAGGTCCTTTTGTAGCCGGCCAAACCGTACCAGTAAAACTCAAGTTTGCTAAAGCAGGCGAGATGGAATTGAAGCTTCCAGTAAATGCAGTCGGAGCGAAGTAA
- a CDS encoding DUF2946 domain-containing protein, protein MNFHKNRLIHWIAALAIAMSALAPAVSQAVSFAKHGQGFAMEICSVDGSKMQIDVQGDDQDVAHQMQPCPYCVTHSLITPAFNTNLTFEAPTSFALLPKLFYQSPRPLTVWFTPPSAAPPAQA, encoded by the coding sequence ATGAATTTCCATAAAAACCGCCTCATTCACTGGATCGCAGCTCTAGCTATAGCGATGAGTGCTTTGGCTCCTGCGGTTTCTCAAGCAGTTTCGTTTGCTAAGCATGGCCAAGGGTTTGCGATGGAAATTTGCTCTGTTGATGGCAGCAAGATGCAGATTGATGTTCAGGGCGACGATCAAGACGTTGCCCATCAAATGCAACCTTGTCCATATTGCGTTACTCATAGCTTGATCACGCCAGCATTTAATACCAATCTCACATTTGAAGCGCCAACATCTTTTGCGTTGCTTCCAAAGCTTTTCTATCAATCACCCAGGCCTCTCACTGTTTGGTTTACACCTCCTTCAGCTGCACCTCCCGCACAAGCCTAA